The following coding sequences lie in one Pseudomonas svalbardensis genomic window:
- a CDS encoding sigma-70 family RNA polymerase sigma factor: MNGITAPRELTSACNRHLKQPTSIAWRTAIPIADADQLRQLLAQCSLGDRRAFETLYRSVGPRLHGVALRFMGRPDLAEEVLQESFVRIWNNASRYEAHLSAPLTWMINITRNQAIDQLRKHRDRPLSDLEEQALEDESPSAHEQLSSAREARALNRCLESLEGMQRQSITVAYFQGLSCSELAEHLAAPLGSVKSWIRRGMERLRRCLES, from the coding sequence GTGAATGGAATAACCGCGCCCCGTGAACTAACCTCTGCCTGCAACCGACACCTCAAGCAGCCCACCTCGATTGCCTGGAGAACTGCCATTCCCATCGCCGACGCCGATCAGCTCAGGCAGCTTCTGGCCCAGTGCTCACTGGGCGACCGCCGCGCTTTCGAGACGCTTTACCGCAGCGTCGGCCCACGGCTGCATGGCGTAGCGCTGCGCTTCATGGGGCGGCCGGATCTGGCTGAAGAAGTGTTGCAGGAAAGCTTCGTGCGCATCTGGAACAACGCCTCGCGCTATGAGGCGCACCTGTCGGCGCCGCTGACCTGGATGATCAACATCACCCGCAATCAGGCCATCGATCAGTTGCGCAAACACCGCGACCGGCCGTTGAGCGACCTTGAAGAACAGGCGCTGGAGGATGAAAGTCCTTCGGCCCACGAACAGCTCAGCAGTGCCCGTGAGGCCCGCGCCTTGAACCGGTGCCTGGAAAGCCTTGAAGGCATGCAGCGTCAATCGATCACCGTCGCTTACTTTCAGGGGTTGTCGTGTTCCGAACTGGCCGAACACCTGGCCGCGCCGCTGGGCTCGGTGAAATCCTGGATCCGCCGCGGTATGGAGCGACTGCGCAGGTGCCTTGAATCATGA
- a CDS encoding anti-sigma factor, translated as MNYQTPTLRRALAADYAIGLMPSAARRRFEQLLLEDAALRAELAHWQESLASLTDTLPEQPVPDRVWQGITARIEPQVLHMPEKRRFWSWLRVTAAVCSLVIAVTLGVFYNLDNARYSATLLTADAQPALKVEAHKDYLNVEPLTLAAVDPGRSLELWAIPADGKPISLGVIPAGGKGRVELSDLQKALIGKPIALAVSLEPQGGSPTGQPTGPVLYQGALAAL; from the coding sequence ATGAACTATCAAACCCCGACCTTGCGCCGCGCCCTCGCCGCCGATTACGCCATTGGTTTGATGCCTTCTGCCGCTCGTCGGCGTTTCGAACAGTTGTTGCTGGAAGACGCGGCGCTTCGTGCTGAATTGGCTCACTGGCAAGAAAGCCTCGCGAGCCTGACCGACACACTGCCCGAGCAGCCGGTACCGGATCGGGTGTGGCAGGGAATTACGGCGCGGATTGAGCCGCAAGTGCTGCATATGCCAGAAAAACGTCGGTTCTGGAGCTGGTTGCGAGTGACGGCTGCGGTTTGCTCGCTGGTGATCGCCGTGACCTTGGGCGTGTTCTACAACCTCGACAATGCACGTTACAGCGCCACACTGCTGACGGCCGACGCGCAGCCTGCGCTGAAGGTTGAAGCGCATAAGGATTACTTGAACGTTGAGCCGCTGACGCTGGCGGCGGTTGATCCGGGGCGCAGCCTGGAGTTGTGGGCGATTCCAGCGGATGGGAAGCCGATTTCCCTTGGTGTGATTCCGGCAGGCGGGAAGGGCCGTGTAGAGCTGAGTGATTTGCAGAAAGCGCTGATTGGCAAACCGATTGCGTTGGCGGTGAGTCTGGAGCCGCAGGGAGGTTCACCGACGGGGCAACCGACGGGGCCGGTGTTGTATCAAGGGGC